A genomic region of Arachis stenosperma cultivar V10309 chromosome 9, arast.V10309.gnm1.PFL2, whole genome shotgun sequence contains the following coding sequences:
- the LOC130951686 gene encoding mediator of RNA polymerase II transcription subunit 32, with protein sequence MDNVVDSLNNAYQDFIAAASTVLEAKESAGAQKTTATDVALENFKQKWELFRVACDQAEEFVESLKQRIGSECLVDEATGAGKPGQATMTGLPPISAVRLEQMSKAVRWLVIELQNGSGAAAANSSQSHASAPFDARFSEDSAP encoded by the coding sequence ATGGACAACGTGGTTGATTCTCTAAACAATGCCTATCAAGATTTTATTGCTGCTGCGTCGACTGTGCTTGAAGCCAAAGAAAGTGCAGGTGCCCAGAAAACAACAGCAACTGATGTTGCTCTAGAGAACTTCAAGCAGAAGTGGGAATTATTTAGGGTGGCATGTGATCAAGCCGAGGAGTTTGTGGAGTCTTTGAAGCAGAGGATAGGATCAGAGTGTCTGGTAGACGAAGCGACAGGCGCAGGAAAACCCGGACAAGCTACCATGACTGGTCTTCCTCCCATCAGCGCAGTTCGGTTGGAACAAATGAGTAAAGCGGTCCGGTGGCTAGTGATTGAATTGCAGAATGGATCTGGAGCCGCTGCTGCTAATTCATCCCAATCCCATGCCTCAGCTCCTTTTGATGCCAGGTTCTCTGAAGATTCTGCTCCATAG